A genomic region of Erythrobacter sp. SCSIO 43205 contains the following coding sequences:
- a CDS encoding glycerophosphodiester phosphodiesterase family protein, which yields MKSIKWLALLAAGVVVTSSAQAQFKNGPWEMPTGGDLSATLDCLEAEGKTIISAHRGGPSPGLPENAIPTMDAVLHAVPAMMEIDVAASPDGVHYLMHDRTLDRTTTGEGAVTDVPWKEVAELSLVDEAGWVTPYKVPTFAETLAWAKGKTILQVDFKRTADFQTVISEIRAAEMAQGVILIAYTKAQALKLYELAPEMIISYSVNAPGDLEEIVEAGIPAENIVAFTGTRLARPDLYAALEEADVEVIFGTLGRPDRSLDAMFARFGTDERYAELGAGGVDIIATDRPRAAAIALAEAERLPTPGTCGITRGE from the coding sequence GTGAAATCAATCAAATGGCTGGCTCTGTTGGCAGCGGGCGTTGTGGTGACTTCGTCTGCTCAGGCGCAATTCAAGAACGGGCCGTGGGAAATGCCGACAGGGGGCGATCTGTCCGCGACGCTTGATTGCCTTGAGGCTGAGGGCAAGACGATCATCTCTGCGCACCGCGGAGGGCCTTCACCGGGGCTGCCAGAGAATGCCATTCCGACGATGGACGCAGTGCTCCATGCGGTCCCTGCCATGATGGAAATTGATGTCGCGGCGAGCCCTGATGGGGTGCATTATCTGATGCACGACCGCACATTGGACCGCACGACGACGGGTGAGGGGGCTGTTACCGATGTCCCTTGGAAAGAGGTGGCTGAGCTTAGTCTGGTGGACGAGGCGGGGTGGGTGACGCCTTATAAGGTGCCGACATTTGCCGAAACTCTCGCGTGGGCCAAGGGCAAAACCATCCTCCAAGTGGATTTCAAACGAACGGCGGATTTTCAAACAGTGATCTCTGAAATCCGCGCTGCCGAAATGGCACAGGGTGTGATCCTGATTGCCTACACCAAAGCGCAGGCACTCAAACTCTATGAACTCGCGCCTGAAATGATCATTTCCTATTCGGTGAACGCGCCCGGCGATCTGGAAGAGATTGTCGAGGCGGGCATCCCTGCAGAGAATATCGTCGCCTTTACCGGGACACGCCTCGCGCGGCCGGACCTCTACGCAGCGCTTGAGGAAGCGGACGTCGAGGTGATTTTTGGGACATTGGGTCGTCCTGATCGTTCACTCGACGCAATGTTTGCCCGCTTTGGCACTGATGAACGCTATGCCGAACTTGGCGCAGGCGGAGTGGACATTATCGCCACAGACCGCCCGCGTGCAGCGGCAATTGCACTGGCCGAGGCAGAGCGTCTGCCGACCCCCGGCACTTGCGGTATCACTCGCGGTGAGTGA
- a CDS encoding amidohydrolase family protein: MPAFDLIIRGGTIVDGTGAQRFTGDVAVKDGLIAQVGTVQGDATREIDATGKIVTPGFVDIHTHYDGQATWDQEMAPSSWHGVTTVVMGNCGVGFAPAKPDRHEWLISLMEGVEDIPGTALAEGITWDWETFPEYLDALEKLPRTVDVGTHVPHGAVRAYVLGDREQPGAVPTDEDIKAMSDIVEEGVRAGALGFSTSRTVLHKSVDGELVPGTTATPEELVAIGHAMGRGQKAGGHAVFEMASDLKREWNEFEWMGKLSREAGVPVTFAALQSIAKELPLEEQIATMRAQNDNGANIVAQIALRGNGIIMGWQGTIHPFVYRPSWMAIADLPWEEQKAKLLDPEFKAQLLSESSDYSGAPQDILEVIMVVTMGWAMQYEMDEDFDYEPDASASINERGRAAGVDPQEYAYDLLCRDDATGFIYLPILNYADGNLDFLHPLQHSDDTVNSLSDGGAHCGTICDAASPTFMLEHWVKNRKRGDRISLENAIKRQCRDTAVLYGLEDRGVIAPGYLADLNVIDLERLKLGKPWLAFDLPAGGKRLLQKAQGYDYTIKNGAVTFEGGKWTGETPGGLIRGPQRAELAEAAE, from the coding sequence ATGCCAGCTTTTGACCTCATTATCCGGGGTGGAACCATTGTGGACGGAACAGGCGCACAGCGTTTTACTGGTGACGTTGCGGTCAAAGACGGCCTCATCGCACAAGTGGGCACGGTGCAAGGCGATGCCACGCGCGAGATTGATGCGACTGGCAAGATTGTCACTCCCGGCTTTGTCGACATTCACACGCACTATGATGGTCAGGCAACCTGGGATCAGGAAATGGCCCCATCAAGCTGGCACGGTGTTACGACGGTCGTCATGGGCAATTGCGGTGTTGGCTTTGCCCCTGCAAAACCCGACCGCCACGAATGGCTCATCAGCCTGATGGAAGGGGTCGAGGATATTCCCGGCACCGCATTGGCCGAGGGGATCACATGGGATTGGGAAACCTTCCCCGAATATCTGGACGCGCTCGAAAAGCTGCCGCGCACGGTCGATGTGGGCACTCACGTCCCCCACGGAGCGGTGCGCGCCTATGTGCTGGGCGACCGCGAGCAACCAGGCGCTGTCCCGACGGATGAGGACATCAAAGCGATGTCTGACATCGTTGAGGAAGGCGTTCGCGCTGGCGCGTTGGGCTTTTCAACCTCGCGCACTGTGCTGCATAAATCGGTCGATGGAGAACTTGTCCCCGGCACCACCGCCACGCCCGAAGAGCTTGTCGCCATTGGTCACGCAATGGGTCGCGGGCAAAAAGCGGGCGGCCATGCGGTGTTCGAAATGGCAAGCGATTTGAAGCGCGAATGGAACGAATTTGAGTGGATGGGCAAACTGAGCCGCGAGGCAGGTGTCCCCGTCACCTTCGCAGCGCTCCAATCCATTGCCAAGGAATTGCCCCTTGAGGAGCAGATTGCCACCATGCGCGCGCAAAACGACAATGGCGCAAATATCGTTGCTCAAATCGCGCTTCGCGGAAACGGCATCATCATGGGTTGGCAAGGAACAATTCACCCCTTCGTCTATCGTCCAAGCTGGATGGCCATCGCTGATCTTCCGTGGGAGGAGCAAAAGGCAAAACTGTTAGACCCTGAATTCAAAGCGCAATTGCTTTCAGAAAGCAGTGATTATTCCGGCGCGCCGCAAGACATTCTCGAAGTCATCATGGTCGTCACCATGGGCTGGGCGATGCAATATGAGATGGACGAGGATTTCGACTACGAACCCGACGCATCGGCCAGCATTAACGAGCGCGGGCGCGCCGCTGGCGTTGATCCACAAGAATATGCCTATGATCTGCTCTGTCGCGATGATGCGACCGGATTCATCTACCTGCCGATCCTGAACTATGCCGATGGCAATCTCGATTTCCTCCATCCGCTTCAACATTCCGATGACACGGTGAACTCTCTATCGGATGGCGGCGCACATTGCGGCACGATTTGCGATGCGGCCTCGCCTACCTTCATGCTCGAACACTGGGTGAAGAACCGCAAGCGCGGTGATCGCATTAGCCTCGAAAATGCGATCAAACGCCAGTGCCGCGATACAGCGGTGCTCTATGGCCTCGAAGATCGCGGGGTGATTGCGCCCGGTTACCTCGCTGACCTCAATGTGATCGATCTGGAGCGCCTGAAACTGGGCAAACCATGGCTCGCCTTTGACCTGCCCGCAGGGGGCAAGCGCTTGCTGCAAAAGGCGCAAGGCTATGATTACACGATCAAGAACGGCGCGGTGACGTTTGAAGGAGGCAAATGGACAGGCGAAACCCCCGGCGGTCTTATCCGGGGGCCACAGCGCGCAGAGCTGGCCGAAGCAGCGGAGTAG
- a CDS encoding DUF2855 family protein, protein MAAQVHVRKNQLSEATLVEVPSDELADGAVRLKVESFSVTANNVTYAVVGDGFGYWNFFPPKTEEEGLGIVPMWGHALVTESKCDDIAVGERVYGYLPMGRQLDVVPGNVNAASFIDTTDYRQPMSPVYNTYNRLAADPEHDPARENERMIYGPLFKTGFVIDYFMRSQDWFGASQVILTSASSKTAMGLASVAKQNSPDVKRIGLTSAGNVEFVEKTGLYDEVVTYETVGTLPISETVTVDFAGNADVLGKLHNHFDDMLKYSCLVGATHIEARSSLGDDAGELPGPKPTLFFAPDHFVSFFKEHGPQEGGKMIAQNWHAFLDAVDGTVEIETLKGLEAARTTFLEMVSGTFDPSKGIVVEP, encoded by the coding sequence ATGGCCGCACAAGTTCATGTTCGCAAAAACCAATTGAGTGAAGCCACCTTGGTTGAAGTGCCTTCGGATGAGCTTGCTGATGGAGCAGTCCGGTTGAAGGTGGAAAGCTTCTCGGTGACGGCGAACAACGTCACCTATGCGGTGGTGGGCGATGGCTTTGGCTATTGGAATTTCTTCCCTCCCAAAACCGAGGAAGAAGGACTGGGCATCGTGCCGATGTGGGGGCACGCGCTCGTTACTGAAAGCAAGTGCGATGACATCGCCGTGGGTGAACGGGTTTACGGCTATCTGCCCATGGGAAGGCAGCTCGATGTGGTGCCGGGTAATGTGAACGCCGCGAGCTTTATCGATACAACCGATTATCGCCAGCCGATGAGCCCGGTCTACAACACCTACAATCGTCTCGCCGCCGATCCAGAACATGATCCCGCCCGAGAAAATGAGCGCATGATCTATGGGCCGCTTTTCAAGACGGGGTTCGTGATCGACTATTTCATGCGCTCGCAGGACTGGTTCGGCGCGTCTCAGGTGATCCTCACCAGCGCCTCGTCAAAGACAGCCATGGGCCTCGCCAGCGTTGCGAAGCAGAATTCGCCAGACGTGAAGCGCATTGGATTGACCTCCGCTGGCAATGTGGAGTTTGTCGAAAAGACAGGGCTTTACGATGAGGTTGTGACCTATGAAACGGTTGGAACTTTGCCGATCAGTGAGACGGTGACGGTTGATTTTGCGGGCAATGCCGATGTGCTTGGCAAGCTGCACAATCACTTTGATGATATGCTCAAATATTCCTGCCTCGTGGGCGCAACGCATATCGAGGCGCGCAGCTCGCTTGGCGATGATGCTGGCGAGCTACCCGGGCCCAAGCCGACGCTGTTCTTCGCGCCTGATCACTTCGTCTCCTTTTTCAAGGAGCATGGCCCCCAAGAAGGCGGCAAGATGATTGCGCAAAATTGGCACGCGTTTCTGGATGCGGTTGATGGCACGGTCGAGATTGAAACCCTCAAAGGGCTTGAGGCGGCGCGAACGACCTTCCTTGAGATGGTCAGCGGCACCTTTGACCCGTCAAAAGGTATCGTGGTCGAGCCGTAA
- a CDS encoding peptidoglycan-binding protein gives MIPLDADFLHEVTPRFSGQLRQNQHDIIEAVAGVFQSTLEAYEINTMLRIAHFMGQIVHESAGMRTTQEFASGAAYEGRRDLGNTQPGDGKRYKGRGLLQLTGRENYRVYGEAIGVDLEGNPEAAAEPAMSLTIACEYWKRRKINPDCDRDDLIAVTKKVNGGTNGLEDRRKYLGRAKTALQRIIALDPTLETPPESRPILRRGLRGDAVVDLQELLRKHDIPLTIDGDFGPATDTAVRLFQERKGLVADGIVGANTWKALLA, from the coding sequence ATGATACCACTCGACGCCGATTTTCTGCATGAAGTGACGCCGCGCTTTTCAGGACAACTTCGTCAGAACCAACATGACATAATCGAAGCCGTCGCAGGTGTATTCCAGTCAACGCTGGAAGCTTATGAAATCAACACCATGCTGCGCATTGCTCACTTTATGGGTCAGATTGTGCACGAATCTGCCGGGATGCGCACGACGCAGGAATTTGCCTCTGGTGCCGCGTATGAAGGGCGCCGCGATCTTGGCAACACGCAGCCAGGCGATGGCAAGCGCTACAAGGGGCGCGGTCTGTTGCAGCTTACAGGACGCGAAAATTATCGCGTCTATGGTGAGGCCATCGGGGTTGATCTTGAAGGCAATCCCGAAGCCGCCGCAGAGCCTGCGATGTCTCTCACCATCGCGTGCGAATATTGGAAAAGGCGCAAGATCAATCCTGATTGCGACCGCGACGATCTGATCGCAGTCACAAAAAAGGTGAACGGCGGGACCAATGGCCTTGAGGACCGGCGCAAATATCTGGGCCGCGCAAAGACCGCGCTGCAACGCATTATCGCGCTTGACCCCACGCTTGAAACGCCGCCCGAAAGCCGCCCCATCCTGCGCCGAGGATTACGCGGAGACGCCGTGGTGGATTTGCAGGAATTGCTGCGCAAACACGATATCCCGCTTACGATCGATGGCGATTTTGGCCCCGCAACCGATACCGCGGTTCGGTTGTTTCAGGAGCGCAAAGGGCTGGTCGCGGACGGGATCGTCGGTGCCAATACATGGAAAGCGCTGCTCGCCTAA
- a CDS encoding glutathione S-transferase family protein codes for MSESDGAAVRIFGTVTSTYTRIVQIACEEVGLSQETIATSAQSPQNRHPFGKVPVVEVDGLELIECVAITQYLDNRHGGGEQGKGALQPSDPAARAVMDKWVSVANNYLFPLFEHGLVMPWLMHRVAGVELDPEKINRALPNISRAIGFVEMELARDGAWTSAPGAAGISLADVFLYPVIRSLELTPQGEVGIAQCDHLKAWLDIMHERPSIAATRWSGEG; via the coding sequence ATGAGTGAGAGTGATGGCGCCGCCGTGCGCATTTTTGGCACCGTTACCTCAACCTATACTCGCATTGTTCAGATCGCTTGCGAAGAGGTGGGACTAAGCCAAGAGACTATCGCGACTTCTGCGCAAAGCCCTCAGAACCGTCATCCCTTCGGCAAGGTGCCCGTGGTGGAGGTCGACGGCCTCGAATTGATCGAATGTGTGGCGATCACGCAATATCTCGACAACCGGCATGGGGGCGGGGAACAGGGCAAGGGCGCGCTTCAACCGAGCGACCCGGCGGCGCGTGCAGTGATGGACAAATGGGTGTCTGTCGCGAATAACTACCTGTTTCCGCTATTCGAACATGGCCTCGTCATGCCCTGGTTAATGCACCGGGTTGCGGGCGTTGAGCTTGATCCAGAAAAGATCAACCGCGCACTTCCCAATATCAGTCGCGCTATCGGCTTTGTGGAAATGGAGCTTGCCAGGGACGGGGCATGGACCAGCGCTCCCGGCGCTGCGGGCATCAGCCTTGCCGATGTGTTTTTGTACCCTGTGATCCGCTCGTTGGAGCTGACCCCGCAAGGCGAGGTGGGCATTGCGCAATGCGACCACCTTAAGGCGTGGCTCGACATCATGCATGAACGTCCATCCATCGCGGCAACCCGCTGGAGCGGTGAGGGTTAG
- the dnaN gene encoding DNA polymerase III subunit beta: protein MKATIERATLLRCLSHVQSVVERRNTIPILSNVLIEASEDGSVKVMATDLDLQVVETMSAAAVNTPGAITVSAHLLFDIARKLPDGSQVSLEAADNQMVIKAGRSRFKLPTLPRDDFPVIVEGDLPTSFEIPARTLAQMIDATRFAISTEETRYYLNGIFLHVSDDDGPVLKAAATDGHRLARFTIAQPDGANGMPDVIVPRKAVGELRKLLEEALDGAVMIDLSASKIRFTLSGEGGVVLTSKLIDGTFPDYNRVIPTGNDKLLKVDPKLFHQGVDRVATIATEKTRAVKMGLETDKVTLSVTSPDNGNASEELAASYTSEGFEIGFNANYLKDILGQFDSDEVELHLADAGAPTLIREDDASPALYVLMPMRV from the coding sequence ATGAAGGCTACGATCGAACGCGCAACGCTCCTGCGTTGTCTGTCCCATGTTCAATCGGTGGTGGAACGCCGCAACACCATTCCGATCCTCTCCAACGTCTTGATCGAAGCGTCAGAAGACGGAAGCGTGAAGGTCATGGCGACCGACCTCGATCTGCAAGTTGTCGAGACGATGAGCGCGGCTGCGGTCAATACGCCCGGCGCCATCACCGTCTCAGCGCACCTTTTGTTCGACATTGCGCGCAAGCTTCCCGATGGGTCGCAAGTGAGCCTTGAGGCGGCTGACAACCAGATGGTGATCAAGGCGGGCCGTTCGCGCTTCAAGCTGCCGACCCTGCCGCGCGATGACTTCCCGGTGATCGTCGAAGGCGATCTGCCGACATCATTTGAAATCCCCGCGCGCACTCTGGCGCAAATGATCGATGCGACGCGCTTTGCCATTTCGACCGAGGAAACGCGCTATTACCTGAACGGTATCTTTCTTCACGTGTCGGATGATGATGGTCCGGTGCTCAAAGCCGCGGCTACCGATGGCCACCGCCTTGCACGGTTCACCATCGCACAGCCTGATGGCGCGAATGGAATGCCGGACGTGATCGTTCCGCGCAAAGCCGTTGGCGAATTGCGCAAGCTGCTTGAAGAAGCGTTGGACGGCGCGGTCATGATCGACCTGTCGGCATCCAAGATTCGCTTTACTCTGAGCGGCGAGGGCGGCGTTGTGCTGACGAGCAAGCTGATCGACGGGACGTTCCCGGATTACAATCGCGTCATCCCAACGGGCAATGACAAGCTCTTGAAAGTCGATCCAAAGCTCTTCCACCAAGGCGTTGACCGTGTTGCCACGATTGCGACCGAAAAGACCCGCGCGGTGAAGATGGGGCTCGAAACCGACAAGGTGACGCTTTCGGTGACGTCGCCTGACAATGGTAACGCGTCAGAGGAACTCGCCGCAAGCTATACCAGCGAAGGATTTGAGATCGGCTTTAACGCCAACTATCTCAAAGACATCCTTGGTCAGTTTGATTCCGATGAAGTTGAGCTGCACCTCGCGGATGCGGGCGCGCCGACGCTTATCCGCGAAGACGATGCCTCGCCTGCGCTCTATGTGCTGATGCCGATGCGCGTGTGA
- the fabG gene encoding 3-oxoacyl-[acyl-carrier-protein] reductase, whose translation MFSLQGMNALVTGASGGIGSAIAYALAKQGARLALSGSNAEKLRIFREQLISDVGSPESGDHVAITCNLSDSEEVDNLIPAAVDTLGGIDILVNNAGITRDGLAMRMKDEDWQAVIGVNLEAAFRLMRASARPMMKGRFGRIINITSVVGHTGNPGQMNYCAAKAGLTGMTKSFAQEVASRGITANCVAPGFIRTDMTSALDEKQTETINAKIPAGKMGEGEDIGAAVAFLASREAGYITGETIHVNGGMAML comes from the coding sequence ATGAACGCGCTGGTAACGGGCGCAAGTGGCGGGATCGGTTCAGCGATTGCCTATGCCCTTGCAAAACAGGGCGCGCGCCTCGCGCTTTCGGGCTCGAACGCGGAAAAGCTGCGCATCTTTCGCGAGCAGCTTATCAGCGATGTCGGCTCGCCAGAATCGGGGGACCACGTGGCCATCACCTGCAACCTGTCAGACAGCGAAGAGGTCGATAATCTCATCCCCGCCGCCGTCGATACGCTTGGCGGCATCGACATCCTTGTAAACAATGCGGGCATCACGCGCGATGGTCTTGCGATGCGGATGAAGGACGAGGATTGGCAGGCCGTGATCGGCGTCAATCTCGAAGCGGCCTTCCGCTTGATGCGCGCGAGTGCTCGCCCGATGATGAAGGGCCGCTTTGGCCGCATTATCAACATCACATCGGTCGTCGGCCACACCGGCAATCCGGGGCAGATGAACTATTGCGCGGCCAAGGCAGGGCTTACCGGCATGACCAAAAGCTTTGCACAGGAAGTCGCTTCGCGCGGCATCACCGCCAACTGTGTCGCTCCCGGCTTTATCCGCACCGATATGACGAGCGCATTGGACGAGAAACAGACCGAGACAATCAACGCTAAAATCCCGGCTGGCAAAATGGGTGAGGGTGAGGACATCGGTGCCGCCGTCGCGTTCCTTGCGAGCCGCGAGGCCGGATATATCACGGGTGAGACGATCCACGTGAATGGCGGCATGGCAATGCTCTGA